In Mytilus trossulus isolate FHL-02 chromosome 10, PNRI_Mtr1.1.1.hap1, whole genome shotgun sequence, the DNA window ATACAACAATTTTTCCAAAAGGAAATTCCATACTTCGGCCAGGTATCAAGCAAGTCGATaccaatttaatttaatttggttTATTATCTTTTTAGAGAGAAGAGAACCAAGAATGCCTTCATCATTAAACAGAAGTCGCCCGCTGAGACAAACCTGTCCTATAACTAGAAAGGAAAGCgaacaattatttgatttttttcttcatctgCCATCAAATCCGACAGAAGAGGAAAACCCGACAAATGATAATTGTTTGAATCCCGTTGAAAAAGAGGAATGTAGCTGTATTGAGGAGCTTCCTGAATTCAAGCGTTCTGATAGTTACAGGAAAGCTACACAAAGATTTTCGCTCGAGGATGTTGTAGAAACAATGACTTTTAAGAAAGAGGATTATGATCATAAGAAATATAAGTCTTTGCCAATTGACAGAACATCGAAGATCACTCATActgaaaacaaatcaaagttGCAAGTAGGgagaaaaaataaacttaatagGCAGAAATCTGGCACTGTTCCATCGTCTGATAGTGACAATAACACAAATCCACCTGAAAATCGAAAGAAAAAAAGTGTCGTGCAAAGGACTAAGGAAAGAATCATATTCATACTCTGGAAAGATAAGAAACATGGCgataaaaagatatcaaaggaaTCGAAAAGGACACCGACCCTTCGTCGTGGTAATGATATTGTACTGAGAGTTAACaacaataaaggtcaaataaaaaccACATCAAACGATGCTGAGATTATCGAacgaaagaaaaataataatagtatCAAAGCAAGAACGTCTGAATGTaagtttattatgtttttttgcttatataaaaatgttacataatacatatttcaattataaGTACGATGTgctttgttaataaaatataaaagtagaTATCATAATGTTTACGTAGGATAACAGTTTGTATAACCTTTTGGTTGTAAGTACATctaaatacacacaaaaaactTTTCTTGAAGCACAACGTATTATGTTTTCATGTATGTGAAATCAAAGCGAATGATATaatcaaattagaaaattagaaaataatttcatattgtATTTTACTTTGGTTAAAATCATATCCAGGGTTAGACTTTTTATGTATTCTAAGTATTTGATACCATATAACTTCCAGATTGCAAAGAATCTCATTCAAACCAACAAAGTCCAGCTGAGATTATGGCTCCAAATTATAAGTCGCCCGCGCGTGACAGAAGATACAAAACTCAAGTCTCACGTGAAGAAATTACTAATATGTTCGAAAAATGCCTATCGTCTGCCGAAGTTAAAGAGGAACCATACAAATTTCCCGCTAAAAGGGTTCTTCACAAAAGAAAAGATGTCAGTCCAGTGAGAGATATTTCATACGCTGATGGAATTAAAGATAAGAAATCTGGACTTAAACTAGACCTAGGTCCTTTTACGAATGGTTTTACAGTAGAATCACATACAACAGTAATTCAGGAGAACAAAACCATAGTAAATGACGGAACAACGCGGTCTTTGTTAACAGATAGAAGGACAATTCAGAGAACTTTCTCTTTGGAAGTGGATGGTGGTAATGATGATGAAGTTGATGGTCCAATGGGTTCTACTTTGAAAGAGGAAGGTCGATTACATACAGGTATATATCTGGACATGTTTTTGGTATCAAGTAATATAAAGCCTAATAAAAAGAGAATCCTACTTCTTAAGTAGTCCtgttaattttgtatattatttcatTACGTCTAAGAGATGTAAAggacataaaataaaacaacaatcaaacacttttttttttttataattctttattttgtatttcttcatctcatacaatatttatatgcattttttttataaagacgAAAACAATACAAGTTTATTCATTTTGACCTGTCAGTGTCAGTGCTTATAAACATCCCCCTCCCTATACCaaataacccccccccccccaaaaaaaaaaaaaaaaaaaaaaaaataactaaaaacaaCACTTGCTTATTTGTTTATTGACATAAGATTGATATAATGATGGCCAGGTAATGCTTAATAATCATTATAATCTACTCCTCTTTTGTATGGTCATATGCAGTCTTACACTTAACATTTGTACATTTCATATCTTAACATCTCCTTCTTTTGTACAGGAGACGAATCACAGGAGCCGTTAACACCGTCAGAGCAGGAAAAAATGATAGAAGAAATAGCTAGAAGATTAAATAGAATAGCTGACGACTGTGTCCAGCGCATGGAAGCTGGAGGAACTTCACCCCTCCAAGGTGCAACTGCTGGACCATTGTTGTCACCCGCGTCTCAAGGTAAAGTTACGCTATATATATAAGGTCCCTCCCCGATCAAGTGTTATCTGCTTCCCAACATCCATTGCATGAATACCTTATCACTCTCAAAGTGAATTTTGGGTGAAGTACTGAAAATCCAGAAATTTAAGGTTTAGCACCGTTTAAAGACTAAAGTCGTCCCCTATTtagttatttttgtaaactttttagAAGATATCATATAAACTGCAtgtatacttttatttattttcatgtatttattattatttatttttttggtggtGGGGGAGAGGTTAAGCGTCTTATATTATCGTTTTATTATATCACTCTTTTATCCTTTATATTAAACGTAGTTCTTATGACTATCacttaaaacaattcaattacTAATACAAGAAATACTTTTGTGGAAAAATATGCAATTATGCAGTGCATATGATACAGGAGTACACAGTCAGCTTTTGTATTCACCACCTAAAAACGCTTGTATCGTAATTTTATGTGcgttattttcaaatgtttacatgaaaaatttgtatattgagACTATATTATTCAACTGAAATTTaatctaaatataataaaatcgATGAATCGAAAAAATATTTAGTCATGTAAATACAATGCATGTTAATAATATGCGAGGcgttcaaatattttctttaaaatactCCACATCCCAGCTGGTATTGATCTGGAAAATATTTGTGTCACAATTACATCAGCTTTTCTCTTAATTGGAAAAACCAAGGTTTTCGGAGAAGTTGGAAATACTGGGACGTCCGGTTCCAATTATGTTAATAAATTATCCctatttcattataaatgcaaaattaccataatgatttattaaaaaacgtaaatcaaaattgttgtttttgttggaAATCAATCGTTAAGCAATCCTACAACCTACCCCCCTTTTTCCCATTATTTGCAAATTATCTCTTATCCTTTTGCTTAATATTAAGTATTTTGAATATCTAATGAGATTTAGATCAGTGACATATGAATCAACGAATTATGAGAGATTAACCCAGTATTCTCATTAATCTTCAGTTATATCGTGTTAGCggtttgtatattttaattacGATATTTATGATAGATTAACCAAATCGATTATCATGTAT includes these proteins:
- the LOC134687640 gene encoding uncharacterized protein LOC134687640, with product MPSSLNRSRPLRQTCPITRKESEQLFDFFLHLPSNPTEEENPTNDNCLNPVEKEECSCIEELPEFKRSDSYRKATQRFSLEDVVETMTFKKEDYDHKKYKSLPIDRTSKITHTENKSKLQVGRKNKLNRQKSGTVPSSDSDNNTNPPENRKKKSVVQRTKERIIFILWKDKKHGDKKISKESKRTPTLRRGNDIVLRVNNNKGQIKTTSNDAEIIERKKNNNSIKARTSEYCKESHSNQQSPAEIMAPNYKSPARDRRYKTQVSREEITNMFEKCLSSAEVKEEPYKFPAKRVLHKRKDVSPVRDISYADGIKDKKSGLKLDLGPFTNGFTVESHTTVIQENKTIVNDGTTRSLLTDRRTIQRTFSLEVDGGNDDEVDGPMGSTLKEEGRLHTGDESQEPLTPSEQEKMIEEIARRLNRIADDCVQRMEAGGTSPLQGATAGPLLSPASQGRKLAKDLVDELRKEGDRLSREMNLPANLLPIVMDMVKQITYDHFKDLVKKALCETIGWDQVALYFYISKAAIVMAGAGGSIACKLKDMAVRYFHEELSPWIYDRGGLETMLEETDSEVD